One stretch of Euphorbia lathyris chromosome 7, ddEupLath1.1, whole genome shotgun sequence DNA includes these proteins:
- the LOC136234789 gene encoding uncharacterized protein, whose product MAVSDAVIGNLTTIYVIVIAGIKAYGLVCGRSFSGGFVLILSTTVVGLILIASLTWDVSRKATYAISRDHIHVHEMCKGGICWHGVAVRSPASQVRFRLPQHQNNNYAPM is encoded by the coding sequence ATGGCGGTTTCTGATGCAGTAATTGGGAATTTGACGACGATCTATGTCATAGTGATTGCCGGAATTAAGGCGTATGGACTTGTTTGTGGCCGGAGTTTCAGCGGTGGTTTTGTTCTGATTTTATCAACCACAGTTGTCGGTTTGATCTTGATTGCGTCGCTGACGTGGGACGTTTCTCGTAAAGCTACATATGCGATTTCACGAGATCATATTCATGTTCATGAGATGTGTAAAGGCGGCATTTGTTGGCACGGTGTCGCTGTCCGGTCACCGGCTTCTCAGGTCCGATTCAGGCTTCCTCAACATCAGAATAATAACTATGCCCCTATGTAA